The sequence TTCAATTGTTTCCTGAAGAATTTTTTTGATTTCGCGCGAGGAAACTTCTTCTCCGCTTTCGGTTTGAAGTCCTTCAGAGAAAAAGTACTTAAGAGAGAAAATTCCGAAATGGGTTTGGATATATTTACTGTTGACAACGCGGGAAATCGTTGAGATATCGAGCCCGGTCATTTCTGCAATGTCTTTCAGGATCATGGGTCTGAGTTTGGTTTCGTCCCCGTCAATAAAAAATTCTTTCTGAAAGCGCAGGATTGCTTCCATGGTGAGCATAAGGGTGTTCTGGCGCTGGCGGATGGCATCGATAAACCATCGTGCTGATTCGGTTTTTTGCCTGACAAAGTTGATGAATTCCTTATTCTGCTGGTTTTGATTATGGTCTTTTCTGGCGGCCTCATTTGCCATCCGGCTGTAATTTTTGTTAATACGGAGTTCCGGCATGTTTTTCTGGTTGAGGCTCAGAATAAATTCTCCGTCCTTGTATTCGAGGATAAAATCGGGGATAATCTGATGGTCCGGGCGGTTCATGGGATCATTGAACGCGCTTCCCGGTTTAGGGTTCAGGTGCAGGATTTCGTCGATCGCCTCCTTGAGCTGTTCTTCGTTAATGTTGAGGCGATTCATTATTTTATCATAATGTTTCCTGGTAAATTCGTCGAAGTGGTGCTTCAGGATTTCATGGGCAGTTGCAATGGCCGGATCGCTGAGGTCTTTCCGTTCAATTTGCAATAAAAGGCATTCGCGCAGGTCGCGTGCTCCCACCCCCGGAGGATCAAGATCCTGGATAATCCTGAGAATTTCAAGCAACTCAAATTCGTCGGTCTTAAAATTGTGTGAGAAATCAATATCGTCAGCTATGTTTTCCAGTTTTCTGCGCAGGTATCCGTCGTCATCGATATTTCCGAGAATAAAGGGGGCAAGGAATTTCTGGCGTTCTGTAAGAGGGCGCAGATTCAACTGGCTTTCCAGGTGCTCGTGGAAGGTAATGCCAACAGAGAAAGGTATTTCCTCGCGTTTATCATCGGGTGAATTATTGTTGG comes from Bacteroidales bacterium and encodes:
- the rpoN gene encoding RNA polymerase factor sigma-54, whose translation is MLKQNLQQKLIQKLSPQQIQMIKLLEIPTMQLEQRIKKELEENPLLEEVSEEDQPLTEPQDLIPPDDDSDTEQKDKDQEEFTLEDFMEEDEIPSYKLTANNNSPDDKREEIPFSVGITFHEHLESQLNLRPLTERQKFLAPFILGNIDDDGYLRRKLENIADDIDFSHNFKTDEFELLEILRIIQDLDPPGVGARDLRECLLLQIERKDLSDPAIATAHEILKHHFDEFTRKHYDKIMNRLNINEEQLKEAIDEILHLNPKPGSAFNDPMNRPDHQIIPDFILEYKDGEFILSLNQKNMPELRINKNYSRMANEAARKDHNQNQQNKEFINFVRQKTESARWFIDAIRQRQNTLMLTMEAILRFQKEFFIDGDETKLRPMILKDIAEMTGLDISTISRVVNSKYIQTHFGIFSLKYFFSEGLQTESGEEVSSREIKKILQETIENEDKRKPVTDEQLTKILQKKGYQIARRTVAKYREQLNIPVARLRKELH